The region GGCTGCTACGCTGGGAGGCACTTTCATACCGACGGGGCCGCGCGGCTCCTCTCTTCCTGCCATGCCTGACGTTCTGCCCTGTCCCGCTCCCGGCCTGCCGCGTCGCAGTGACCGGCTGCTGAACCAGCGCCGCGCGCCCTGACGGCGGACCCCTCCCCCATCCGGCCCGCAGACGCCACCCCTTCAGACAGGAGACCGCATGACCCCAGATGCCAAGCTGGCTGCCCCGCAGCCCGACCGTCACGCCTCAGAATCGCAGGACACCGCCCCCGGCTACGCGGCGGCGCAGGCTGCGTACGACGACGCCCAGAGCAGCGGGGACATGGTGCAGTGCCTCGCGCCGGACGGCTCGGTCGTCCGCGAGGACCTGCTGCCCGACCCCGAAACTCGCCTGGAATTGTACCGCCAGATGCGCCGCGCCCGGCACTTCGACGAGCGCGGCTGGGTGCTGTACCGCCAGGGCCGCCTGGGCGTCTTCCCGCCCTTCGGCGGCATGGAGGCCAGCCAGGTCGGCACCGCCGCCGCCCTGACGAAGAACGACTGGCTGTTCCCCACCTACCGCGACACCGGCGCGGCCCTGACGCTGGGCCTGCCCATCGCGCGCACCCTCGCCTACTGGCGCACGAGCCCGCACGGGTGGCACATGCCCGCCGACCTGAAGGTCCTGCCCTTCTACATACCGATCGCCACGCAGTACCCGCAGGCGGTCGGCGCGGCCCTCGCCGAGCGGCGCCAGGGCACCCGCAACGTCGCCATGGCGTTCATCGGGGACGGCGGCAGCAGCGAGGGCGACTTCCACGAGGCCCTGAACTTCGCCGGGGCCCTGAACGCCCCGTGCGTGTTCATCCTCCAGAACAACGGCTGGGCAATCAGCGTCCCCACCCGTGCACAGACGCGCGCCACCGACCTCAGCCGCCGCGCCGACGGATACGGGATTCCCGGCGTACGCGTGGACGGCAACGACGCCCTGGCGACCTACCACGTCACCCGTGAAGCCGTGGACCGCGCCCGGGGCGGCGGCGGCCCCACCCTGATCGAGACCGTGACGTACCGCGTCAAGCCGCACACCGTCGCCGACGACCCCAGCCGCTACCGCAGCGAGGCCGACACCGCCGGCTGGGACGCCAAGGACCCCGTCACGCGCCTGCGCACCCACCTCCTGAACGCAGGCCTGATGACCGAGGCCAGCGAGGCCGACCTGCTCGCCGAGATCACCGCCGAGTTCGAGGCCGCCCTGGCCGAGGCCGACAGCTACCCCGAACCCACCCCCGCCGAGATCCTCGACCACGTCTTCGCCGAACCCACCCCCCAACTGAAGAAACAGCGCGCGGAGATCCTCGCCGAGCACGCCGCGCACGACCAAGCCCAGGACAGCAAGGAGCAGGCATGACCGCCACCGCCACCCCCCCCACCGGCACCACCAAAACCATGACCATGGTCGCCGCCATCAACGACGCCCTCGACATCGCGCTGGCCGCTGATGACGCCGTGCACATCTTCGGGGAGGACGTCGGCGTCATGGGCGGCGTGTTCCGCGCCACCGACGGCCTCCAGGCCAAACACGGCCAGGAACGCGTCTTCGATACCCCCCTCGCCGAGGCCGCCATCGTCGGCATGGGCATCGGCATGGGCCTCGCCGGCCTGAAACCCGTCGCGGAAATCCAGTTCGCCGGCTTCCTCTACCCCGCCCTCGACCAGATCCTCTCCCACCTCGGTCGCTACCGCCACCGCACCCGCAGCCGCTACCACCTCCCCATGGTCATCCGCGCCCCCTACGGCGGCGGCGTCCACACCCCCGAACAGCACGCTGACAGCCCCGAAGCGATCCTCGCCCACACCCCTGGCGTCAAGGTCGTCATCCCCAGCACCCCCGCCGACGCCAAAGGCCTCCTGCTCTCGGCCATCAACGACCCCGACCCCGTCTTCTTCTTCGAAGCCATCAAGCTCTACCGCAGTGTCAAAGAAGACGTCCCAGTCGGCGACTACCGCGTGCCCATCGGCAAGGCCCGAGTGGTCACGGAAGGCGACGACGTCACCGTCATCTGCTACGGCGGCATGGTCGAAGTCGCCCAGAAAGCCGCCGCCGCCGCCACACAGGCCGGCATCGGCGTCGAAGTCATCGACCTGCGCACCCTCGTCCCCATGGACACCGACACCGTGATCGCCAGCATCGCCAAAACCGGCCGCGCCGTCATCGTCACCGAAGCGCCCCGCACCGCCGGATTCCACAGCGAAATCGCCGCCGTCATCGCCGAAGAAGCCATCGAACACCTCCGCGCCCCCATCGTCCGCGTCACCGGCTTC is a window of Deinococcus radiotolerans DNA encoding:
- the pdhA gene encoding pyruvate dehydrogenase (acetyl-transferring) E1 component subunit alpha produces the protein MVQCLAPDGSVVREDLLPDPETRLELYRQMRRARHFDERGWVLYRQGRLGVFPPFGGMEASQVGTAAALTKNDWLFPTYRDTGAALTLGLPIARTLAYWRTSPHGWHMPADLKVLPFYIPIATQYPQAVGAALAERRQGTRNVAMAFIGDGGSSEGDFHEALNFAGALNAPCVFILQNNGWAISVPTRAQTRATDLSRRADGYGIPGVRVDGNDALATYHVTREAVDRARGGGGPTLIETVTYRVKPHTVADDPSRYRSEADTAGWDAKDPVTRLRTHLLNAGLMTEASEADLLAEITAEFEAALAEADSYPEPTPAEILDHVFAEPTPQLKKQRAEILAEHAAHDQAQDSKEQA
- a CDS encoding alpha-ketoacid dehydrogenase subunit beta — its product is MTATATPPTGTTKTMTMVAAINDALDIALAADDAVHIFGEDVGVMGGVFRATDGLQAKHGQERVFDTPLAEAAIVGMGIGMGLAGLKPVAEIQFAGFLYPALDQILSHLGRYRHRTRSRYHLPMVIRAPYGGGVHTPEQHADSPEAILAHTPGVKVVIPSTPADAKGLLLSAINDPDPVFFFEAIKLYRSVKEDVPVGDYRVPIGKARVVTEGDDVTVICYGGMVEVAQKAAAAATQAGIGVEVIDLRTLVPMDTDTVIASIAKTGRAVIVTEAPRTAGFHSEIAAVIAEEAIEHLRAPIVRVTGFDAPYPPFTAVEDVYRPNPLRVAKAIRQVMDY